In Phocoena sinus isolate mPhoSin1 chromosome X, mPhoSin1.pri, whole genome shotgun sequence, a genomic segment contains:
- the USP26 gene encoding ubiquitin carboxyl-terminal hydrolase 26, whose amino-acid sequence MAAVIVRGFVRMCNQNTMKSNMREAYIEIVEREGNVILIAYFSTGSYITFQLSNNIEDIVIRPSGEDQNNLYLSLRTNDILNIANLSPGDTEILKKFLDRVHPQPPVRPDRGGSIFASTTTQKAGGKTASHKICKMSSSQSFEKERNETPDDKEMPFCASELPTFTWEELLENDYGKRRPSSGSEMNKDFLQEDTSSRGTVSKMNPLRYVSRRKRELILKRLKQNKKLELGPSFKTDFTGKPYLDVSDLLQRVTEKAYLAFLSESKYGEDDPEWVRLKMIFAFYPGKLRQGFPNLGNTCYMNAVLQSLFLIPSFANDLLNRTFSRGETPLDSFSIRLVQLLILKDIFNIKIKKKLLGNFKNVISAVAEIFSDNTQNDAYEFLGHCLDQIRQNMRKLNTTGKIESEEGNSPQQVSAGSADTEVLVCPVASNFDFELLRSTSCKACGQIVLKAEANNSLSVSLPQRAKARPLSIQSSFDGFFEAEELEYKCGTCKHRSSVAVHKFSRLPRVLIVHLKRYKFSEFGSLRKDDQKVIIPEYLKLSSHCIETTKPPLPLSKNEPLNDFQVLDIFKKMNSEAISSSTASTKQTSESKDSLAPHIRSEKESEPQKCQTLHKASSFKQQQRDLEKDSKLNIIESTLVNSRNEAAIARELLAVGLTMSLEDSSLSLKGAPTSSPDTDRKVAKSRKGNKYKRTNISADFESMPETTEEFCKGKKRRISEKSYQVPEETQQCGGIRLCEQDLGPLFIRRLSGPNAQWHREKCRPTQLNFQGTKVKSQGALGSNKDPGKKGSSDVKKTKSSARKPKREAEMRDSHDYRLIGVISHIGKTPSTGHYISDAYNFERQMWFCYSDLDILNSQETPVQETRLQTGYIFFYMHNEIFEELLEREENSQPHSTEEAVVKVDPEVVKEVASGSHTSP is encoded by the coding sequence ATGGCTGCTGTAATAGTACGTGGTTTTGTCCGAATGTGCAACCAGAATACTATGAAGTCCAATATGAGAGAAGCATACATTGAAATAGTAGAAAGAGAGGGGAATGTTATATTGATTGCCTATTTCAGTACTGGATCATACATAACTTTTCAGCTAAGTAATAATATTGAAGACATCGTCATTAGACCCTCTGGAGAAGACCAAAATAATCTGTATTTAAGTTTACGGACTAATGACATATTGAATATTGCAAACTTATCCCCCGGAGATACTGAAATTTTGAAGAAGTTCCTGGATAGAGTCCATCCTCAACCACCCGTAAGACCTGATAGGGGTGGGAGTATCTTTGCCAGTACAACAACACAGAAGGCAGGTGGCAAAACTGCATCTCACAAAATATGTAAGATGTCAAGTAGTCAGtcatttgagaaagaaagaaatgaaacaccTGATGATAAGGAGATGCCTTTCTGTGCATCAGAATTGCCAACATTTACCTGGGAAGAGTTATTAGAAAATGATTATGGGAAGAGGAGGCCATCATCTGGCTCAGAGATGAATAAGGATTTCCTGCAAGAGGATACCTCTTCGAGAGGAACGGTATCAAAGATGAACCCCTTGAGATATGTAAGCCGCAGAAAGagagaattaatattaaaacggttaaaacagaataagaaattGGAACTTGGACCTTCATTCAAGACGGATTTTACTGGAAAACCTTACCTAGATGTCAGTGATCTTCTCCAAAGAGTGACTGAGAAAGCATATTTAGCATTTCTGTCAGAGTCGAAGTACGGTGAGGATGACCCAGAGTGGGTCAGACTCAAGATGATCTTTGCATTTTACCCAGGTAAACTACGTCAAGGCTTCCCCAACTTGGGAAACACCTGTTACATGAATGCAGTTTTACAGTCCTTATTTTTGATTCCATCATTTGCTAATGATTTACTCAATCGGACCTTCTCACGGGGTGAAACTCCCCTTGATTCCTTTAGCATACGCTTGGTGCAGCTGcttattttgaaagatatttttaacataaaaatcaaGAAGAAGTTACTTGGGAATTTTAAAAACGTCATTTCAGCAGTTGCAGAGATATTCTCTGACAACACGCAGAATGATGCGTATGAGTTTTTAGGTCATTGTTTAGATCAGATTAGacaaaacatgagaaaattaaaCACAACTGGGAAGATTGAATCTGAGGAAGGAAATTCACCTCAGCAGGTTTCTGCTGGTAGTGCTGACACCGAGGTGCTTGTTTGCCCTGTCGCCAGTAATTTTGATTTCGAGTTGCTGCGCTCAACTAGTTGCAAAGCCTGTGGGCAAATTGTCCTTAAGGCAGAGGCAAACAATTCACTTTCTGTCAGTCTTCCCCAGAGAGCAAAAGCACGTCCCTTGTCTATTCAATCTAGTTTTGATGGTTTCTTTGAAGCAGAAGAGCTTGAGTATAAATGTGGAACGTGTAAGCACAGGAGTTCTGTTGCAGTGCATAAATTCAGTAGGCTACCCAGGGTCCTTATTGTGCATCTGAAACGCTATAAATTTAGTGAGTTTGGGTCCTTAAGGAAGGATGACCAAAAAGTCATTATTCCCGAATACTTAAAGTTATCTTCCCATTGCATTGAAACTACCAAACCACCGCTTCCCTTAAGCAAGAATGAACCTCTTAATGATTTCCAAGTCTTAGATATCTTTAAGAAGATGAACTCTGAAGCCATCAGTTCATCGACAGCTTCAACAAAGCAGACCTCAGAATCCAAGGATTCTTTGGCTCCACACATTAGATCAGAAAAAGAGTCTGAACCACAAAAATGCCAGACTCTTCATAAAGCTTCGAGCTTCAAGCAGCAGCAAAGAGACCTGGAAAAAGATTCTAAACTAAATATAATAGAGTCCACATTGGTAAACTCAAGAAATGAAGCAGCCATTGCAAGAGAGCTATTAGCAGTAGGCTTAACGATGAGTCTGGAAGACAGCTCCCTTTCTCTGAAAGGTGCACCCACCAGCAGCCCAGATACAGATCGCAAAGTGGCTAAAAGtcgaaaaggaaataaatacaagAGAACCAATATATCTGCAGATTTTGAGAGCATGCCTGAGACCACCGAAGAATTTTGTAAAGGTAAAAAACGCAGAATTTCAGAAAAATCTTACCAAGTGCCTGAAGAGACCCAGCAGTGTGGAGGGATAAGACTCTGTGAACAAGACCTTGGTCCTCTATTTATTCGGAGGCTTTCAGGCCCCAATGCCCAGTGGCACAGAGAAAAATGCAGACCTACGCAATTAAATTTCCAGGGAACCAAGGTGAAGTCCCAAGGTGCCTTGGGTTCCAATAAAGATCCTGGAAAGAAGGGCTCTTCAGATGTGAAGAAGACAAAATCTTCAGCCAGGAAACCAAAAAGAGAAGCCGAGATGAGAGATAGTCATGACTATCGGCTCATTGGTGTTATCAGCCATATTGGAAAGACGCCTAGCACCGGACACTATATCAGTGATGCCTACAACTTTGAGAGGCAAATGTGGTTCTGTTACAGTGATCTAGACATATTAAATAGCCAAGAGACCCCAGTGCAGGAGACTAGGCTTCAAACCGGGTACATCTTCTTTTACATGCACAATGAGATCTTTGAAGAGCTGTTGGAAAGGGAAGAGAACTCCCAGCCTCATAGCACAGAGGAAGCAGTAGTCAAAGTAGACCCAGAAGTAGTAAAAGAAGTAGCCTCCGGCTCACATACATCTCCTTAA